One Diospyros lotus cultivar Yz01 chromosome 1, ASM1463336v1, whole genome shotgun sequence genomic window carries:
- the LOC127792804 gene encoding G-type lectin S-receptor-like serine/threonine-protein kinase RLK1, whose amino-acid sequence MPNFTQSCGKADVNSAADVYDLTTLVDIDWPLSDYEHLNPSTETQCRNTCLQDCLCAVAILRAGQCWKKKLPLSNGRNDSRLNSKAFLKYRKVDVHPSNPTTGPPTIRKKKKRKSIIVVGSVLLVFVGALCLGIFFIYRKKIVKELPTSETSLRRFTYKELDVATNGFGEELGRGAFGIVYKGVVEMGGSRQVVAVKKLDGVAQQKEKEFKTEVNVIGRTHHKNLVPLLGFCEEGQHRMLVYEFLTNGTLSSFLFGDPKPSWNLRTEIAVGIARGLVYLHEECTTQIIHCDIKPQNVLLDEYYNARISDFGLAKLLRMNQSKTMASTIRGTKGYVASEWFNNKPITAMVDVYSYGVLLLEIISCQRSVGDFENGEVEKAILTDWASDCLEQGKLEALVENDREALNDRNKLMRFVMVAIWCIQEDPSFRPSMRKVIQMLEGVIEVNHPPCPTTYSFPS is encoded by the coding sequence ATGCCGAATTTCACTCAAAGCTGTGGAAAAGCAGATGTCAATTCAGCAGCAGATGTGTATGATCTCACGACTCTTGTAGATATTGATTGGCCATTGTCTGATTACGAGCACTTGAACCCTTCGACTGAAACCCAGTGTAGAAACACTTGCCTTCAAGATTGTCTTTGTGCTGTTGCTATACTTAGAGCTGGTCAAtgctggaagaagaagctgcCACTTTCAAATGGAAGGAATGATAGCAGACTTAATAGCAAGGCTTTCTTGAAGTACCGCAAAGTTGATGTTCATCCATCCAATCCTACAACCGGACCTCCTACTATtcgtaaaaaaaagaaaaggaagtcTATAATTGTGGTAGGATCCGTTCTCTTGGTATTTGTTGGCGCCTTGTGCTTGGGCATTTTCTTTATCTACCGTAAGAAAATCGTGAAAGAACTCCCCACAAGTGAAACAAGTCTCCGTAGATTTACCTACAAAGAGCTTGATGTTGCTACAAATGGTTTTGGGGAAGAATTAGGAAGGGGGGCTTTTGGCATTGTCTACAAAGGGGTGGTAGAAATGGGTGGTTCAAGACAAGTTGTGGCAGTGAAAAAGCTTGATGGAGTGGCTCAACAAAAAGAGAAGGAATTCAAGACTGAAGTGAATGTGATTGGCCGAACTCATCATAAAAATCTGGTTCCGCTGCTTGGATTCTGTGAGGAAGGCCAACACCGGATGCTAGTCTATGAGTTTTTGACCAATGGCACTTTATCTAGCTTCCTATTTGGAGATCCAAAGCCTAGCTGGAACCTTAGGACTGAAATTGCGGTAGGGATTGCAAGAGGGCTGGTTTACTTGCATGAAGAATGCACCACCCAAATCATCCATTGCGATATAAAGCCTCAGAACGTACTCCTTGATGAGTATTACAATGCTCGAATTTCAGACTTTGGGTTGGCTAAACTTCTCAGGATGAATCAGAGCAAGACAATGGCAAGTACCATTAGAGGGACAAAAGGGTATGTGGCCTCGGAGTGGTTCAACAACAAACCAATCACTGCCATGGTTGACGTTTACAGCTATGGTGTGTTGCTGCTAGAGATCATTTCTTGTCAAAGAAGCGTGGGGGATTTTGAAAATGGAGAAGTTGAAAAAGCAATCTTGACAGATTGGGCTAGTGATTGCTTGGAGCAAGGGAAGTTGGAAGCTTTGGTTGAGAATGATAGGGAGGCTTTGAATGATCGGAACAAGTTGATGAGATTTGTGATGGTAGCCATTTGGTGCATTCAAGAGGATCCTTCTTTTAGACCTTCAATGAGGAAGGTTATTCAGATGCTTGAAGGAGTTATTGAAGTTAATCATCCTCCATGTCCTACCACGTATTCTTTTCCCTCCTAA